In the genome of Macrobrachium rosenbergii isolate ZJJX-2024 chromosome 53, ASM4041242v1, whole genome shotgun sequence, the window CGATATCTTACTATCTTGCGTTAATGGGCTCATGTACTTCCTTTTTTGTAGACTGTGGGAGCTTCTTGTGTATCATGGTAACACCAGTTATCTGCAATATTTTTAagctttaatcttattttttgttggtcctCCTCTTATTGATTTTGTTACATTATCCTCTTCCCTCTCCAATTGATTGGAAAGGAATAGAGtaagaaatttaggccaaaggccaagcactatgtcattcagtgctgacaaggaaattgagaataaaaaggtatgaaaggtgtaacaggaggaaaacctcgcagttgcactgtgaaattgttgggagaggttggaaaggaagatggaagaaagcgaatatgaacagTGGTACAGCGAAAGGAATGAATGGGTTTTCAGGTTGGGGCTGAagggaattgaattgaattgaatatagagttaagGTCAAaagccaatcgctgggacctagctgaaacagaaattggcagtaaaaaggttttcatggtgtaacagaaggaaaacctcgtagttgcactataaacaattgttaggagagggtggaaagtaagatggaacaaagagaatataaatggaagtacagtaaaagaaatgaaaggggttgcagctaggggctgaagggttgctgcaaagaatctcaagtaatggctacagtgcactaCACACAAgtacactgatggcactgtcCCCCATGGGGTTTCCAAGCTGAATTCCCATTTGTTTTAGGTGTTCATCTATGACCCTTTGTATGAGTCATTGCACCATCGTACTAGTCTTTGCCCTGCtacttatatatctatgtattttttgAATAATCAGTCATTCCTTTACTTtgcatgtccaaaccatctctaaATGACAGTAATACTGTATTGTTATTTGTGTATTCCTGAAAccataatttccttatgaaaagaatttcaagactaaatattttaaattttttgttgctgTAAAAGCTGGCTGGGtttcttttccaaaaaatcaCTTTTGTGATCCAAGAACATTCtggttaacatttttttatttgtcatatcTTTTATGGCATCTATTAATTGCAGTTTGCCAACATCTCATTTCAAAGATCCAAGTAGGGAGTTGACTATCTAATTATTTTACTCAACTGAGGAAGGCATCACTGGTAAAGCGTCTGACATTCAGTAACATAGGCTTGAAATTTTCCCATCTTTCAGACTGACATAtacattcaatttttctttttatggtgcCAAATCAGACAACTGTCACTAGTTTTCGAGATTTGATTTGCATTAGTGCATGCTTTTTGAACTTTCGCACCATCACCTGCATACCCCATGTACAACTATAAACATCTAGGGCAGAGTGTAGCGAAAGGTGATGGAAAGTCTGCCTTGAAGCCCAAAAACTCCTTTACTTCTAGGTTACTAAAGTTTTGACCCAGAAAACAAGACATTCAGTCATGACTGAAAGTTCCAGCAGTTGCTACATCTTCTGACCTAAATCTCCAACaaagaataatgatatatattaattagatTAAACTCTCAAAAGCATATTGGTTGAAGATTAAAGTCTCTGTCCTCTAGTTGACTATATCCTATTCTGGAAGAGGAAGATGTCAGTTTTCAGTACCTCTACTTTTTCCACTTCAGCAATGAGGAATGTATCTACCATGGAGCCAGGTGCACCATTACAGTATCAAGAATATGGCACTGTTGTTCCCATTATCCATGTGCAAtgtgttcttcattttcttgaaaaatttttaatttctcatcaaaGTTACAAATCTTACCCATGGATATTTTACAAGAGCTGTACAACTCTTCTAGGTCGTGTATGCAAAGACTATTTCACAAGCGTTGTACAACTCTTCTAGgtcatatatatgcaaaatctcATTACTTTCTTCCAGACACCATATATGCATTCACAAAAAATATCATGGTGAATTACAGCTTTCAAGCACTTCAAGACATACTTCCAGGGTTCCAGAAGTGTTTCACCATTTTAGACACACCAGAAAAATGAGAGACAGCTGATCATAAAGGTGTAGTTTCAGCTAATCAGTATAATAGGGACACCTAATACCTCATTAAATATTACTAATTTATTATTGACTTAACATATCTTCTCTCTAttaacaaagtcctctaggaTTAGGAAAATATGTAGAATGaggtaaaaattattcaaaagtttAGAACTAATAAGGACCttaaattcatacaaaaataatctaaaaatatacatagTGTTTCCTAACAAAAGACTTGCACGTGTGGCATCTgcatttacattaaaatgaaaattttattatacaatacTAAAATCCATCACATAAACAAAGACATACTGCGCTGAAGTAATGATGTCAACAATTTCATGAATACTGACAAGCATTAACTGTAGAGTACTTCATTTCTATGTTTATGATGGCCAAAAAGTATATAACATACAAAATGTATAACTAGACAGTTATCACAGCATTCATCAGCTTCATGTATCACAGAGAATAAATCACATAAATTAAGTACAAAAGTATGTTATTTAAATGTCCACACAAAAGCCTGGACATGTCCATTGTTTTCTAAAACAGTTGATGGTTTCAATTCATATTTTGCTAAACACTTCAAACTTGTCTTCAATGGATGGGATTCCAATGCAAATCTCCCTGGATCGCCAATAAGGACAACAGCTCCcctgtaagaaaataaataatacaatttgcaaaaaagaattaaaatattgtaCACTGGGTCTTTGTGCATAAATCACATGTTAAAACTACAGCAAGAAAACCAACATTACACTCAAATTTAAATCCTTGTacacaggaaccaataaatactTTTTGCACACCAAATTGCAGTAACAGAAAATTCCcacatccaaaaaattaagtaCCTAGCATTTGCCTAACTACCTATAACAAGTGTCAttaaaaacacaatacactgaATAACCAAACTCTATGTACTACCTAGCCTGCCTTCATTTGCTGAAAGCTCAAAAGAGTTGTCACTTACAACTGATGAAGCCACTTCCATTAAAACTAGTACTGCTAGAAAATCAACTTTGATTGGAAATGTCATTTAATCATGGAAGcagcagaaaagaaaattttatatataaaagtactttATGGAGACTGACTGACTACAGGTCAAAATAACCTGTGAAAGTCCTACTGTTGAGTAAGCAACCAtaccttagataaaaaaaatacagcaggGGGTAGAAGTAGACATTTGGTTAAAATTGCCAGTTCTTTCAGAAACTCAGcaaaaacttacagaaaactCATAAAGTTAACTAAATACCTTTcaaacatcttttaaaatgtaGACAGTGCACCAATGAAAGGTTGATACTAAAGGTAGCAGTCACTGAAGTGTACCAGACTACATTTATCATCCCTACTAAAAgatcataaacaaagaaaaacttacacCATTTGTCAAGCTAACAATAGttcatcataaattaaaaaaaatattttaacaaaacctGAATGAATCTTACACAAAAACACTTTAAATAGGACATtcctattaaatatttttagttgtatAAACTAGTACTACTGTGGCAATCTAGAACATTAATAATTTATGGTACAAAAAGTTATATCAAATAAACCAATCAAACAGATTACGACATAAAATGACAGTGTCACTTCAACTGAAAGGACAGGTTGGGGGTCTGCCCCTTCTGCTGAGTAATAAAATccgataagtaacaaagacctaCACAAAAGGGTAACCCCAAGGCTGACTCATAGCTTATAGTCAAGAGCAATTCCATACATAGCATCTAATAGCCTATTCTAACTGGTATTTTGAAATTATCTCTCAATTAAAGTTCCGAATTACATATCCCATTCTGAACATAACTGTGAAGAACTTTATATAAAACCCatacaatatcaataaaatataaactttgttTCTTATTAAATACAATAACCCCAAATTCTTTGCAAcacaatatagagagagagagagagagagagagagagagagagagagagagagagagagagagagagagagagagagagctaggaccCACAGTAAGTGCATATTGTTTCCTAACATGATGCTCACAGGGGAAAGCATTGGTCATGTGTTTGTTCACTATCCACCCTCACAGAAACAGCCAGGAAACCATCAGTCAACATGAGTGTGtctgttcattcattcatcctcCAACCTCacaggcaaaacaaaaaaaagccttGGTCTACCGTCCAATAAGCTTATTGCACTTACTGGATTTCTCCAgtaagtacaaaaatatttttatcattttattggaAAATCTACTAAGCTGAGGTGCCACTGTATTAATTTTTTGAAACCTTGTTTCAAGTCTATCAGAATTAAAGTTTGATTAATTGTAAATAGGTATgacaaaacaatgaaagaaaaagcatGAACAGGCTGACAGAAATAAAGTTGAACATGATATGATCACTATAAACAAAGTGGAGTTTTTCAATTTACTCGAGTCTTCCAATCAGTTCCAAACTTACTTTTCATGCTCTCTTCTCAACCACTTTAAAACTTCATCAGCAAATTCTGTATCATACAGCATATCTCCTACCAGTAGGACTTCAAACTTTTGGCAGCATGATCCAATTAGATTCAAGGTTGAGAAATTATCAATAACTATCTTGTTTTCAGTACCATTCAACAAAACAGCTTCAGCAGCagctgaaaaaattaatgattacaTTACAGCACTACATGTATTTCTAAAACACAGAAAGAGTACACTGTATTTTTACCCACTATCAGtgatttataatttacttaacaAGCATCTATTTGCACTTAGTCTctaatatttttgagaaacactGTACAtgtacaaaatatcaaatatcaactTTGAAATGAGACATGAAAGGGCAAGCACAAGCTatttcatatgtacagtacttgaaagaaaaatatgcatgTCAATATTCAATTATgagagtaataaataaaacttaattcttgtcaaaatgaatatataaattatgtgtattttCCCTTTGTACGTCCACTCTATTTATGTCATATGATCAAGGACCTAACCCAGTTTTAAGTTGGAAATAACATGTATCTTCTGTAtaattatgtacatgtattaAAAATGCACATATGCACTGACCAAATATTCAATAATAAGTTTAAGCATAAAAATTGTTAATGCTTTCTACATTTTGCCTTACCTGGATCAATGTCATTGAAAGTAACATGCCCTGCTCCAGATAACTTTGCTGCTAATCCACTTGCTCCACAGCCAGTGCCAAAATCAAGTACCTTTTTCCCTTTTACAGCAGCTTTATTATCAAGTAGGTACCTGAAAACCACAAAAAGGAATGCCCTTAGCTACCTTATCCATATTGTGACAAGGATAAAAAACAACCTGAATACTGAAAGTTTGGTAGTTATATCCATAATGTGACATGGATATAAAACAACATGAATACTATGAATTTGGTAGTTCTCATCATTGTAAAGCACAGGTTTGGGAATACACTTCCAAGAATCTGCAAATAGCCAAGACCCATAACTAATCTGACCCATCCCCTATATGTAGCCTTCTGAAGTTGCACAAACCTGAACTGGTTGAATAACTATACAGAGCTCCATTCTATTCATAAAGATTACAAACACTAAATTTGAGTTGCTTGCAATACTTCTACACATATGAGATTTCATGCTTTACAAATGTTCTACTTTATTACATATCCAGTACAACACTGTGATAGCTGATTTTACTATATAATATT includes:
- the LOC136834297 gene encoding electron transfer flavoprotein beta subunit lysine methyltransferase-like isoform X2, translated to MVIKFNFMGKIIPAQLNSFIRSGLSAFSNTRFSKGCNNEPSKAMGKTYRAHILAETDLSRDHLTPEIQLYLITQNCRLWRARPEDSPFCEPFWAFYWPGGQALSRYLLDNKAAVKGKKVLDFGTGCGASGLAAKLSGAGHVTFNDIDPAAAEAVLLNGTENKIVIDNFSTLNLIGSCCQKFEVLLVGDMLYDTEFADEVLKWLRREHEKGAVVLIGDPGRFALESHPLKTSLKCLAKYELKPSTVLENNGHVQAFVWTFK
- the LOC136834297 gene encoding electron transfer flavoprotein beta subunit lysine methyltransferase-like isoform X1 gives rise to the protein MVIKFNFMGKIIPAQLNSFIRSGLSAFSNTRFSKGCNNEPSKAMGKVREKEGYDWLPPSGSDRPLTGTYRAHILAETDLSRDHLTPEIQLYLITQNCRLWRARPEDSPFCEPFWAFYWPGGQALSRYLLDNKAAVKGKKVLDFGTGCGASGLAAKLSGAGHVTFNDIDPAAAEAVLLNGTENKIVIDNFSTLNLIGSCCQKFEVLLVGDMLYDTEFADEVLKWLRREHEKGAVVLIGDPGRFALESHPLKTSLKCLAKYELKPSTVLENNGHVQAFVWTFK